One genomic segment of Paenibacillus durus includes these proteins:
- a CDS encoding Fe-Mn family superoxide dismutase: MLYPYGPPSSVRILEEVRFWKNQEKENTTLIKFAFPELEAPYVKLMDDWAAVFAATGNAARSLLETPPSTAVPSGADLAEVDRLAAAACEQSREFIRQLNAIHEQNPALRGDAEEAFLPHVIRETEYFLGVLNRPGYSGALFGTARDASARLAEGASPEFPPSDTGDQELAPPPAHRDLAPVPIGGHKLPPLPYPYNALEPYIDEKTMRIHHDIHHKSYVDGLNKAEKKLADARKSGDFDLVKHWERELAFNGAGHYLHTIFWDEMSPSGGGRPTGALLAAIERDFGSYNAFKKQFSEAAEKVEGGGWAILVWSPRSHRLEILTAEKHQNLSQWDVVPLLALDVWEHAYYLKHQNKRGDYIQDWWKVVNWPYVSERYAQATKLTWKPF, encoded by the coding sequence ATGCTGTATCCATATGGGCCACCATCATCAGTACGAATATTGGAGGAAGTCAGGTTTTGGAAAAATCAGGAGAAAGAGAATACAACGCTTATCAAATTCGCCTTTCCTGAACTGGAAGCGCCTTATGTGAAGCTGATGGATGATTGGGCCGCCGTCTTCGCTGCGACCGGGAATGCTGCCCGGAGCCTGCTTGAGACACCGCCATCCACAGCTGTGCCGAGCGGCGCGGATCTGGCCGAGGTTGACCGTCTGGCGGCAGCTGCTTGCGAGCAATCCCGGGAATTTATCCGCCAGCTCAATGCCATTCATGAGCAGAACCCCGCTCTCAGAGGAGATGCGGAGGAAGCCTTCCTGCCCCATGTTATCCGCGAGACGGAATATTTCCTCGGTGTTCTTAACCGGCCGGGGTATTCCGGCGCGCTCTTCGGGACTGCCAGGGATGCTTCCGCAAGACTTGCTGAAGGAGCGTCCCCTGAGTTCCCCCCCTCTGATACGGGCGATCAAGAACTAGCGCCTCCCCCCGCCCACCGGGATCTGGCTCCCGTACCGATTGGAGGGCATAAGCTCCCGCCGCTGCCGTATCCCTACAACGCTCTTGAACCGTACATCGATGAGAAGACGATGCGGATTCATCACGACATACATCACAAGAGCTATGTGGACGGCTTGAACAAAGCGGAGAAAAAGCTGGCGGACGCCCGAAAGAGCGGAGATTTCGATCTGGTCAAGCACTGGGAACGGGAGCTAGCCTTTAACGGCGCCGGCCATTATCTGCACACGATATTCTGGGACGAAATGTCCCCGAGTGGCGGCGGACGCCCTACGGGAGCTCTCCTGGCGGCCATAGAGCGGGACTTCGGAAGCTACAACGCCTTCAAGAAGCAGTTCAGCGAAGCCGCCGAGAAAGTGGAGGGCGGCGGCTGGGCCATACTCGTCTGGAGCCCGCGCAGCCATAGGCTGGAAATCCTGACGGCGGAGAAGCATCAGAACCTGTCCCAATGGGATGTTGTCCCGCTCCTTGCTCTCGATGTGTGGGAGCATGCCTACTATTTGAAGCACCAGAACAAGCGCGGTGATTATATCCAGGACTGGTGGAAAGTCGTCAACTGGCCTTATGTATCCGAGAGATATGCTCAAGCAACCAAGCTCACCTGGAAACCTTTCTAG
- the folE gene encoding GTP cyclohydrolase I FolE, with amino-acid sequence MGGVKDYVNGSVSANREKIEYHVQKILELIGEDTGREGLLETPARVTRMYEEIFAGYSVDPREVLGVTFDESHEELVIVKDIVYYSQCEHHMAPFFGKVHIGYIPSGRIAGLSKLARLVEAVTRRLQVQERITSQIADIMTEVLDPNGVMVVVEGEHLCMCARGVKKPGSKTVTSAVRGIFRENPATRAEFLSLIKE; translated from the coding sequence ATGGGCGGAGTCAAAGATTATGTGAACGGCAGCGTGTCGGCCAACCGTGAGAAGATAGAGTATCATGTTCAGAAAATATTGGAGCTGATCGGCGAGGATACCGGAAGGGAAGGGCTGCTGGAGACGCCTGCCCGGGTAACGCGGATGTACGAGGAGATTTTCGCCGGATATTCCGTCGACCCTAGAGAAGTTCTTGGTGTTACCTTCGATGAGTCCCATGAAGAGCTCGTTATTGTCAAGGACATCGTCTATTACAGCCAGTGCGAACACCATATGGCTCCTTTCTTCGGCAAGGTGCATATCGGGTACATTCCAAGCGGACGCATTGCGGGGCTAAGCAAGCTGGCGCGGCTGGTGGAAGCCGTGACGCGCCGCCTGCAGGTGCAGGAGCGCATCACCTCGCAAATCGCCGATATCATGACCGAAGTGCTGGATCCGAATGGTGTAATGGTGGTTGTTGAAGGAGAGCATCTGTGCATGTGCGCCCGGGGCGTCAAGAAGCCTGGCAGCAAGACGGTTACCTCGGCTGTTAGGGGGATCTTCCGTGAGAACCCGGCCACCCGGGCGGAATTTCTGTCATTAATCAAGGAATAA
- the acpS gene encoding holo-ACP synthase yields MIYGIGHDVLEINRITVLLEGRLVGRFARRILTEGELSVAGSRGGLTAEYAAGRFAAKEAIVKAFGCGIGAALGFTDIEILPGKLGRPEAAISDEAWARLNLPEGYDYMIHLTITHTRDLASAFAVVEQRAH; encoded by the coding sequence AACCGGATCACCGTTCTGCTGGAAGGGCGGCTCGTCGGCAGGTTTGCGCGCCGAATTCTGACCGAAGGCGAGCTTTCCGTGGCGGGAAGCCGGGGCGGTCTCACAGCGGAGTATGCCGCCGGCAGGTTTGCGGCCAAGGAGGCCATCGTCAAGGCATTCGGCTGCGGAATCGGGGCGGCGCTGGGATTTACGGATATTGAAATACTCCCGGGGAAGCTGGGCAGGCCGGAAGCGGCCATTTCGGACGAAGCCTGGGCGAGGCTGAATCTGCCGGAAGGATACGATTACATGATTCATCTTACGATCACGCATACCCGGGATTTGGCATCGGCCTTTGCCGTTGTTGAACAGCGGGCGCATTAG
- the queG gene encoding tRNA epoxyqueuosine(34) reductase QueG has product MNTPEYTSYAPPSPRWESLKKEIKEAAQALGIDDIGFATAEPFLFLKNLLQEHRDKGYDSGFEEPDLDKRTIPALREGQPKSIIAIAVAYPSKMDNPPKSEPGERRGILARSAWGRDYHFVLREALERLEAFIRQRVPDAVMESMVDTGVLVDRAVAERAGIGFSGKNCSVISPKWGSWIYLGEMVTNIPFPPDTPVTEGCGTCTKCIDACPTGALVGPGELNAQACISYLTQTKGFLDETYMAKIGNRLYGCDTCQIVCPHNRGKNWDHRQELLPDPEQAKPLLLPILDLSNREFKEKFGSSAAAWRGKKPIQRNAVIALGNFKDAAAVPKLTEVLLKDPRPELRGAAAWALGAIGGEAALAAVELALESEQDEEVTRRLRRAKARLADPKES; this is encoded by the coding sequence ATGAACACCCCGGAATACACATCTTATGCACCCCCGTCCCCAAGGTGGGAGAGCCTGAAGAAAGAAATCAAGGAGGCGGCGCAGGCGCTAGGTATTGACGATATCGGGTTTGCGACGGCGGAGCCGTTTCTTTTTTTGAAAAATCTGCTGCAGGAGCACCGGGACAAGGGTTATGATTCCGGCTTTGAGGAGCCCGATTTGGACAAGCGGACGATTCCCGCTCTGCGGGAAGGACAGCCGAAGTCAATCATCGCCATCGCGGTGGCCTATCCGTCCAAAATGGATAATCCTCCAAAGTCCGAGCCGGGCGAGCGCAGGGGCATTCTGGCGAGATCCGCCTGGGGCCGGGATTATCATTTCGTGCTCCGCGAGGCGCTGGAACGTCTGGAAGCGTTTATCCGGCAGCGGGTGCCGGATGCGGTAATGGAGAGTATGGTGGATACCGGCGTTCTGGTGGACCGGGCGGTAGCGGAGCGGGCGGGTATCGGCTTCAGCGGCAAAAACTGCTCGGTCATTTCTCCGAAATGGGGCTCGTGGATTTACCTCGGCGAGATGGTCACGAATATTCCCTTTCCGCCCGACACGCCTGTAACTGAAGGCTGCGGCACATGCACGAAATGCATCGACGCCTGCCCTACGGGGGCGCTTGTCGGGCCCGGAGAGCTTAACGCCCAGGCTTGTATCTCTTACCTGACGCAGACCAAAGGCTTTTTGGACGAGACGTACATGGCCAAAATCGGCAATCGCCTGTACGGCTGCGATACTTGCCAGATTGTCTGCCCCCACAACCGGGGAAAGAACTGGGACCACCGTCAAGAGCTGCTGCCCGATCCCGAGCAGGCAAAACCGCTGCTGCTGCCGATTCTTGACCTTAGCAACCGCGAGTTCAAGGAGAAATTCGGGAGCAGCGCCGCCGCCTGGAGAGGGAAAAAGCCCATCCAGCGCAACGCCGTCATCGCGCTCGGCAATTTCAAAGACGCGGCTGCCGTGCCGAAGCTGACCGAAGTGCTGCTCAAGGACCCGCGTCCCGAGCTGCGCGGCGCGGCTGCCTGGGCGCTTGGCGCCATCGGCGGCGAAGCGGCGCTTGCGGCTGTGGAGCTTGCGCTTGAAAGTGAGCAGGACGAGGAAGTCACCCGACGTTTGCGCCGGGCTAAGGCCAGGCTGGCAGACCCTAAGGAGTCATAA
- a CDS encoding YneF family protein, translated as MNIALPIITLVVGLLGGFFIGVYYLRRQMTNMQNDPEMLQKVAKQMGYNLNSKQMQRAQQMMKNQNMPGRGPSGGNKGPKRKSK; from the coding sequence ATGAATATTGCACTTCCTATTATTACGCTGGTTGTGGGGCTGCTCGGCGGCTTTTTTATCGGTGTATATTATCTGCGCAGGCAAATGACCAACATGCAGAATGATCCGGAGATGCTGCAAAAGGTTGCCAAGCAGATGGGATATAATTTGAACAGTAAGCAAATGCAGCGCGCCCAGCAAATGATGAAGAACCAGAACATGCCGGGACGTGGTCCGTCCGGCGGAAATAAAGGACCCAAAAGAAAGAGCAAGTAA
- a CDS encoding IclR family transcriptional regulator translates to MDDDRKLTVRAVERALDILLCFTRDSDLSLTEIAAGIGLHKSTVHRLLTTLEDRRFITRNPATEKYRLGIRVWELSTHLPVSENPGTLLLPAMERLRDRLGETVSLYLRDGLERVRIQAVQSNQAIRRVAQIGARLPLSVGASSKVLAAYAPPEVQKELLKGEDWPQAIDRQRYADQLGEVLRAGYATSFEEREPGAAAVAVPVIGRSGEVAAALSLSGPVSRLSRETLVEYADVLKEAAVEMGLMVS, encoded by the coding sequence GTGGATGACGACCGTAAACTGACGGTGCGCGCCGTGGAGCGTGCGCTCGATATTCTGTTGTGCTTTACAAGAGACAGTGATCTAAGCCTGACTGAGATTGCCGCGGGCATTGGCCTGCACAAGAGCACGGTGCATCGGCTGCTGACTACGCTTGAGGATAGAAGATTCATCACCCGCAACCCGGCTACGGAAAAATACAGGCTAGGCATTCGAGTCTGGGAGTTATCGACCCATCTGCCGGTCTCGGAGAACCCGGGCACGCTGCTGCTGCCGGCAATGGAGCGGCTGCGCGACCGGCTCGGGGAGACGGTCAGCCTGTACCTCCGGGATGGACTGGAGCGGGTGCGGATTCAGGCGGTGCAGAGCAACCAGGCCATCCGGCGCGTGGCGCAGATCGGCGCAAGGCTGCCGCTGTCGGTCGGAGCTTCCAGTAAGGTGCTGGCGGCCTACGCTCCTCCAGAGGTCCAAAAGGAACTGCTGAAAGGGGAGGACTGGCCGCAGGCGATTGACCGCCAGCGGTACGCGGATCAATTGGGAGAAGTGCTGCGTGCCGGCTATGCGACCAGCTTTGAGGAACGCGAGCCAGGCGCGGCTGCTGTCGCCGTACCCGTCATCGGGCGAAGCGGCGAGGTGGCCGCAGCCCTGTCGCTGTCCGGGCCGGTCAGCAGGCTGTCCCGCGAGACGCTGGTTGAATACGCGGATGTGCTGAAGGAAGCGGCAGTGGAAATGGGACTTATGGTAAGCTGA
- the mutY gene encoding A/G-specific adenine glycosylase, translated as MAQDEERRDMERREDMVFFSRHLLEWYHGQKRDLPWRRSRDPYHIWVSEIMLQQTRVDTVIPYFNRFIGKFPTIEALADAPEEEVLKCWEGLGYYSRARNLQHAARQVKESYGGKVPDDREAVFGLKGVGPYTAGAILSIAFNRPEPAVDGNVMRVLSRFFLIEDDIAKAKTRVKMEVLAKELIPSGEASHFNQALMEHGALVCTPKSPRCLVCPVMERCAGRLAGRETSLPVKTKAKPPRPETRLTALVEGRGEHAGRVLIRQRPSSGLLARMWELPHWPAPEAPGAGAARPGDAAALDRLRRSLTEAGIAARPEEHFMAAEHTFSHIHWTLQVYRCREEALPLPVAAEAQAPYAAQRTAAAEPGSGAADEAPELFADESGQSAERAEMRWIGRGDMAQYAFPNIFLKLLNAYFDGRDAEASGR; from the coding sequence ATGGCACAGGATGAAGAACGGCGGGACATGGAGAGGCGGGAGGACATGGTGTTCTTCAGCCGCCATTTGCTGGAGTGGTACCACGGGCAGAAGCGCGATTTGCCGTGGCGGCGCTCCCGCGACCCGTATCATATATGGGTATCGGAAATTATGCTGCAGCAGACCCGGGTGGATACGGTCATCCCGTATTTCAACCGCTTTATCGGGAAGTTTCCCACGATTGAGGCTTTGGCCGATGCGCCGGAGGAAGAGGTGCTGAAATGCTGGGAAGGACTCGGTTATTACTCCAGAGCCCGGAATTTGCAGCATGCCGCAAGGCAGGTGAAGGAATCCTACGGCGGCAAGGTCCCGGACGACCGCGAAGCGGTATTCGGGTTGAAGGGCGTAGGTCCTTATACGGCGGGGGCGATTCTCAGCATCGCTTTTAACCGGCCGGAGCCGGCGGTGGACGGGAATGTCATGCGGGTGCTGTCCCGCTTCTTTCTGATCGAAGACGATATCGCCAAGGCCAAGACCCGGGTCAAAATGGAAGTTTTGGCGAAGGAGCTTATTCCTAGCGGCGAAGCGTCCCATTTCAATCAGGCGCTGATGGAACACGGAGCGCTGGTCTGTACGCCGAAATCGCCGCGCTGCCTCGTCTGCCCGGTGATGGAACGCTGCGCCGGGCGGCTCGCGGGCCGCGAGACCTCGCTGCCCGTCAAGACCAAGGCCAAGCCGCCGCGCCCGGAAACGCGGCTCACGGCCTTGGTGGAGGGCCGCGGCGAGCACGCGGGCCGGGTGCTCATCCGGCAGCGGCCGTCCAGCGGGCTTCTGGCCCGCATGTGGGAGCTGCCGCACTGGCCGGCGCCGGAGGCTCCCGGCGCCGGCGCCGCGCGGCCGGGAGACGCGGCCGCGCTGGACCGGCTGCGCCGGTCCCTGACCGAGGCCGGGATCGCCGCCCGGCCGGAGGAGCATTTTATGGCTGCCGAGCATACGTTCAGCCATATCCATTGGACCCTGCAGGTGTACCGCTGCAGGGAGGAGGCGCTTCCGCTGCCTGTGGCGGCGGAAGCGCAGGCGCCGTACGCTGCGCAGCGTACAGCCGCAGCGGAGCCCGGCTCAGGCGCGGCGGACGAGGCGCCTGAGCTCTTCGCCGACGAGAGCGGGCAATCCGCGGAACGGGCGGAAATGCGCTGGATCGGGCGCGGGGACATGGCGCAGTACGCTTTTCCGAACATCTTTCTTAAGCTGCTGAATGCTTATTTCGATGGAAGGGATGCCGAAGCATCCGGCCGGTAG
- a CDS encoding GNAT family N-acetyltransferase, with the protein MHVRSFQLSDVSPVTELLQAALSEECFENTIEPLSRQLSWDSNLIVVAEDEGEIVGALIGTIERNYGCYFRIAVHPSYRRRGIGRSLVSAMESRFQARKVNGIYVVGDEHNEAALPLYEAMGYGENQIFKSVRKLSIVG; encoded by the coding sequence ATGCACGTTCGTTCCTTTCAATTAAGCGACGTAAGTCCAGTGACTGAACTGCTGCAAGCCGCCTTATCTGAAGAATGTTTCGAGAACACCATCGAACCCTTGTCCAGACAGCTTTCATGGGATTCCAATCTCATTGTTGTTGCGGAGGATGAAGGGGAAATTGTCGGAGCGCTGATTGGCACGATTGAGAGAAATTATGGTTGTTATTTCCGTATTGCCGTTCATCCCAGTTATCGCCGCAGAGGAATCGGCAGAAGTCTTGTATCCGCTATGGAGAGTAGATTTCAAGCGCGCAAGGTCAACGGAATTTACGTTGTCGGCGACGAGCATAACGAGGCTGCCCTCCCGCTGTACGAAGCGATGGGTTATGGCGAGAACCAGATCTTTAAATCGGTGCGAAAGCTGAGCATCGTCGGGTGA
- a CDS encoding PLP-dependent cysteine synthase family protein yields MANNQYGIIDSIGNTPLIRLVNVTKDLGRTDVSVYVKAEQLNPSGSVKDRAAKAMILQGIQSGQLTKEKSIIDGTSGNTGIAYAMIGAALGYKVTLCLPGNANIERKRILRAYHAEIIETDPLQSSDGAQLEAKRIAELEADRYFYPDQYNNDANWKAHYKTTAPEIWEQTDHKVTHYIAGMGTSGTFIGTSRRLKELNPAIQTVAMQPDSPLHGLEGMKHLATTLKPGIYDQTVADGLIEVETEEAYAMTRRLAREEGLLVGISSGANVHAALKLAATVPPGSVVVTILCDSGLRYLSDELWTRGDAT; encoded by the coding sequence TTGGCAAATAACCAATACGGGATTATTGATTCTATCGGCAATACACCGCTTATACGTCTTGTGAATGTGACGAAGGATTTGGGGCGAACCGACGTGAGCGTGTATGTGAAGGCCGAGCAGCTTAATCCGAGCGGTTCGGTCAAGGATCGCGCCGCAAAGGCCATGATTTTGCAGGGAATCCAGTCGGGGCAGTTGACCAAGGAGAAATCCATCATCGACGGGACGAGCGGCAATACCGGCATTGCCTACGCAATGATCGGCGCGGCTCTAGGGTACAAAGTGACCCTTTGCCTTCCGGGTAACGCGAATATCGAACGCAAGCGGATTCTACGGGCTTATCATGCGGAAATTATCGAGACAGACCCGCTGCAAAGCTCGGATGGCGCGCAGCTTGAAGCCAAGCGGATAGCGGAGCTTGAGGCCGACCGGTATTTTTATCCCGATCAATACAACAATGATGCGAACTGGAAAGCGCACTACAAGACGACCGCACCGGAAATCTGGGAACAGACAGATCATAAGGTCACTCATTATATCGCCGGCATGGGTACGTCGGGAACCTTTATCGGAACCTCCAGAAGATTGAAGGAATTGAATCCCGCGATCCAAACCGTTGCGATGCAGCCGGATTCGCCTCTGCACGGCTTGGAGGGGATGAAGCATCTGGCAACGACGCTTAAGCCGGGGATTTACGACCAGACGGTAGCCGACGGGCTGATTGAGGTTGAAACTGAGGAAGCGTACGCCATGACGCGCAGGCTGGCGCGGGAAGAAGGGCTGCTGGTCGGAATCAGCTCCGGGGCCAATGTGCATGCCGCGCTGAAGCTGGCTGCGACCGTCCCTCCCGGATCTGTCGTCGTTACCATTTTATGCGACAGCGGGCTTCGGTATTTAAGCGACGAGCTGTGGACAAGGGGAGATGCCACATGA
- the moeB gene encoding molybdopterin-synthase adenylyltransferase MoeB: MTVSLLIPTALRSFTDGLSEVGVEAATVEEALAALTEQFVDLRRHLFNDQGQLRSYVNIYVNEEDIRQKNGLQTVLSDGDDVMLVPSIAGGSPTETEGAQSPDLNGLPELTKDEITRYSRHLILPEVGVEGQRILKKSRVLLIGTGGLGAPIAMYLAAAGVGTLGIVDFDFVDETNLQRQIIHGTRDIGRPKIASAKDRIKSINPKVNVIAIEQRLTSQNALDIIKDYDVVVDGTDNFPTRYLVNDACVLLGKPNVYGSVFRFEGQVSVFYAQEGACYRCLYPEPPPAGLVPTCSEGGILGVLPGIIGCIQANETIKLLLGKGEPLVNRLLLFDALKMKFRELKLSKDTNCPICGTHPTITSPIDYEEFCGLKKPDEEEPIEVITAAELKRRFDNGEEVQILDIREPHELAIGKLPGTKAIPFGQIVRRKAELDPGRDTVVICKIGQRSVMAIRTLRDSGYTGKLLNLKDGMNAWAQEIDPRIAQY, encoded by the coding sequence ATGACAGTAAGTTTACTTATTCCTACCGCCCTGCGCTCTTTTACGGACGGTTTGTCGGAAGTTGGTGTGGAAGCGGCCACGGTTGAAGAGGCATTGGCTGCTCTAACCGAACAATTTGTCGATCTTCGGAGGCATTTGTTTAATGATCAGGGCCAGCTGCGCAGCTATGTGAACATCTATGTGAATGAAGAGGATATCCGGCAAAAGAACGGCCTGCAGACGGTCTTGTCGGATGGAGACGACGTAATGCTTGTGCCTTCCATTGCCGGCGGCTCGCCGACTGAAACGGAAGGAGCCCAGAGCCCGGACCTTAACGGGCTTCCCGAACTGACCAAAGACGAAATTACCCGGTACAGCCGACACCTTATTTTGCCGGAGGTCGGCGTGGAAGGGCAGCGCATCCTCAAAAAGAGCCGGGTTCTGCTGATCGGAACCGGAGGACTTGGCGCGCCGATCGCTATGTATTTGGCCGCTGCCGGTGTCGGGACGCTCGGCATTGTCGATTTTGACTTCGTGGATGAGACGAATTTGCAGCGCCAGATCATTCACGGCACGCGCGATATCGGCAGACCGAAGATCGCGTCCGCAAAGGACCGGATCAAGAGCATTAACCCGAAAGTAAACGTCATTGCCATCGAACAGAGACTGACTAGTCAGAACGCCCTCGACATTATCAAGGATTACGATGTGGTCGTGGATGGCACGGATAATTTCCCGACACGATATTTAGTCAATGACGCCTGCGTTTTATTGGGCAAGCCGAACGTGTACGGCTCCGTATTCCGGTTTGAGGGGCAGGTCAGCGTGTTCTATGCGCAGGAAGGGGCCTGTTACCGCTGTCTGTATCCGGAGCCGCCTCCAGCCGGACTTGTCCCCACTTGCTCGGAAGGCGGGATACTCGGCGTTCTTCCCGGTATCATCGGCTGCATTCAGGCGAATGAAACGATCAAACTGCTCCTTGGCAAAGGTGAACCTCTAGTCAATCGGCTGCTGCTGTTCGATGCGTTGAAGATGAAGTTTCGGGAGCTTAAGCTCAGCAAGGACACGAACTGCCCCATTTGCGGAACACATCCTACAATTACATCCCCTATTGACTATGAAGAATTTTGCGGTTTGAAGAAGCCTGATGAAGAAGAGCCAATCGAGGTGATTACGGCTGCCGAGCTGAAAAGACGCTTTGATAACGGGGAAGAGGTGCAAATCCTTGATATCCGGGAGCCTCATGAGCTTGCGATTGGGAAGCTGCCCGGAACAAAAGCCATTCCTTTCGGCCAGATCGTTCGCCGCAAAGCGGAGCTTGATCCAGGGCGCGATACGGTTGTCATATGCAAAATCGGGCAGCGCAGCGTAATGGCGATTCGTACTTTACGGGATTCCGGTTATACCGGCAAACTGCTGAATTTAAAAGACGGCATGAACGCATGGGCTCAGGAAATAGATCCCCGGATTGCGCAGTACTGA
- a CDS encoding superoxide dismutase, which produces MAFELPALPYPNDALEPHIDATTMEIHHDRHHNTYVTNLNAALEKAPELQGKGLEELISNLDAVPEAIRTAVRNNGGGHANHSLFWETIGPNAGGAPTGALASAIDSELGGFEKFKEDFAAAATTRFGSGWAWLSLKDGKLVVTSTPNQDSPLMEGATPLLGLDVWEHAYYLKYQNKRPDYIKAFWNVVNWEVVGKLYDSAK; this is translated from the coding sequence ATGGCATTTGAATTACCGGCACTTCCTTATCCAAATGACGCTCTCGAACCGCACATCGATGCTACAACGATGGAGATTCATCATGACAGACACCACAACACATATGTGACCAACCTCAACGCCGCACTGGAAAAGGCACCCGAACTGCAAGGCAAAGGTCTTGAAGAACTGATTTCCAATCTGGATGCCGTACCGGAAGCGATCCGCACCGCAGTACGCAATAACGGCGGCGGCCACGCCAACCACTCCCTGTTCTGGGAAACGATTGGACCGAATGCCGGCGGCGCTCCAACCGGAGCATTGGCCAGCGCTATCGACAGCGAACTGGGCGGATTCGAGAAATTCAAGGAAGACTTCGCTGCGGCTGCAACAACCCGCTTCGGCAGCGGCTGGGCTTGGCTTTCGCTCAAGGACGGCAAACTGGTTGTAACCAGCACGCCTAACCAAGACAGCCCATTGATGGAAGGCGCGACTCCGCTGCTCGGACTTGACGTATGGGAGCATGCCTACTACCTGAAATATCAAAACAAACGCCCTGACTACATCAAAGCGTTCTGGAACGTTGTAAACTGGGAAGTTGTCGGCAAACTCTACGACAGCGCGAAGTAA
- a CDS encoding Mov34/MPN/PAD-1 family protein, whose protein sequence is MIHLKQEHIDQINKHAEEDYPHECCGIVFGRLGEDQSKAVSELLPISNSREEQARHNRFLITSEDIMRSELYARKHKLDVLGFYHSHPDHPARPSAFDLEHAWPTYSYLIVAVAQRRAGELTSWELNSDRSAFHSETINRED, encoded by the coding sequence ATGATCCATCTGAAGCAGGAGCATATTGACCAAATCAATAAACACGCCGAGGAGGATTACCCGCATGAATGCTGTGGGATTGTGTTCGGGAGATTGGGCGAGGACCAGTCGAAGGCAGTGAGCGAACTGCTTCCGATTTCCAACTCGCGGGAAGAGCAGGCCAGGCATAACCGCTTCCTGATCACCTCGGAGGATATTATGAGAAGCGAGCTGTACGCCCGAAAGCATAAGCTGGATGTTCTCGGCTTCTATCATTCTCATCCCGATCATCCCGCGCGTCCTTCCGCGTTCGACTTGGAGCATGCCTGGCCGACCTACTCCTATCTGATTGTCGCGGTTGCACAAAGGCGGGCGGGAGAATTGACTTCCTGGGAGCTGAACAGTGACCGTTCCGCGTTCCATTCTGAAACCATTAATAGGGAGGATTAG
- a CDS encoding alpha/beta hydrolase, whose translation MDLTHPRAGTTVSPRPQDRHPGTTTQLSLWKIRIKHVIVALLLSVFFFLVFCFISLHAYITWVLSNPTVAPLFSNPALSKGLKYEDVTFPASDGSRNIQGWYIPSKNSAKTIVFSHGYGANREESWVPMYDLAHFAHRLNFNVIMFDYGFASHNNKDVATGGKKESRELLGAIQLAKQRGAKEIVVWGFSMGAGTALQTGLVTKDVDAIILDSTFLLEPDTLYHNIRQNIDLPRHPSLEIMEMLFPVLNGTGLNQIPYAKVQAEDYPYPILFMHGTQDDKAPYPIAEKLAANQTNPYSGSWIVEGAHHELLFREHPREYLRRVSAFLSNVPLAKAAEKKRQIN comes from the coding sequence ATGGATCTTACACATCCACGCGCCGGCACGACGGTCTCCCCAAGGCCGCAAGACCGTCATCCTGGTACGACGACGCAGCTATCGCTGTGGAAGATTCGCATAAAGCATGTTATTGTGGCGCTGCTGCTGTCCGTTTTCTTTTTTCTCGTGTTCTGCTTTATCTCGCTGCATGCTTATATTACCTGGGTGCTGTCCAATCCGACGGTCGCCCCGCTGTTCTCCAATCCGGCATTGTCCAAAGGTCTGAAATACGAGGATGTGACCTTTCCGGCGAGCGACGGGAGCCGCAATATCCAGGGCTGGTACATTCCCTCCAAGAACTCGGCCAAGACGATCGTGTTCAGCCACGGCTATGGCGCCAACCGCGAGGAATCCTGGGTTCCGATGTACGATCTCGCCCATTTTGCGCACCGCCTGAATTTTAATGTCATAATGTTCGATTACGGCTTCGCTTCCCACAACAACAAAGACGTTGCGACAGGCGGCAAAAAAGAGTCCCGCGAGCTGCTCGGAGCCATCCAGCTTGCCAAGCAGCGCGGAGCGAAGGAGATCGTTGTGTGGGGCTTCTCCATGGGCGCGGGCACCGCTCTGCAGACAGGGCTCGTTACCAAAGATGTGGATGCGATAATTCTCGACAGCACCTTCCTGCTGGAGCCGGACACGCTGTACCACAACATCCGGCAGAACATTGATCTTCCGCGCCATCCTTCCCTTGAGATTATGGAAATGCTCTTTCCGGTTCTGAACGGCACAGGCCTGAATCAGATTCCTTATGCCAAAGTGCAGGCCGAAGATTATCCTTATCCGATTCTGTTTATGCATGGAACGCAGGATGACAAAGCGCCTTATCCGATCGCCGAGAAGCTGGCCGCCAATCAAACCAATCCGTATTCCGGCTCCTGGATTGTGGAAGGCGCCCATCATGAGCTGCTGTTCCGCGAGCACCCCCGCGAATACCTGCGCCGGGTTTCCGCTTTCCTAAGCAATGTTCCGCTGGCGAAAGCCGCTGAGAAGAAACGGCAGATCAACTAA